A part of bacterium genomic DNA contains:
- a CDS encoding Rrf2 family transcriptional regulator: MIHFNKKTEYALLAIEVMVRKEQQGQPVTSAREISQTCHIPYPLLAKVLQKLAAHGMIRAFQGTKGGYVLTKRPSDITVAHIVEVFDGPFALAECFNGEKITCPQWDGCLIKDPFYELNHKIYNLLAQTTVADLSGKKEKPATQESL, encoded by the coding sequence ATGATCCATTTCAATAAAAAAACCGAGTACGCTTTGCTCGCCATTGAGGTCATGGTCCGCAAGGAGCAGCAAGGTCAGCCGGTGACCAGCGCCCGGGAGATCTCCCAGACCTGCCACATTCCCTACCCGCTATTGGCCAAGGTCCTGCAAAAGCTGGCGGCCCACGGAATGATCCGGGCCTTCCAGGGAACCAAGGGCGGCTATGTCCTGACCAAGCGGCCGAGCGACATCACCGTCGCCCACATCGTCGAGGTTTTCGACGGCCCCTTCGCCTTGGCCGAGTGCTTCAACGGCGAAAAGATCACCTGCCCGCAATGGGACGGATGCCTGATCAAGGATCCCTTCTACGAGCTTAACCATAAGATTTACAACTTGCTGGCCCAAACCACGGTCGCCGATCTGTCGGGCAAGAAGGAAAAGCCGGCGACCCAGGAGTCCTTATGA